The following proteins come from a genomic window of bacterium:
- the ilvC gene encoding ketol-acid reductoisomerase: MAKMYYDKDADIKLIRSKKVAIVGYGSQGHAQAQNLRDSGVKVIVSELEGTDNYKLAVKHGFKPVDADEAARSADVIQMLVPDQVQAMVYKEMIQKYMKKGKTLVFSHGFNIHFGQIVPPKDIDVIMIAPKGPGHLVRSVFESGGGVPCLIAVYQDASRNAKKMALSYAKGIGGTRAGVLETTFKEETETDLFGEQCVLCGGTTELVKAGFDTLVNAGYQPEIAYFECLHELKLIVDLMYAKGMAGMRYSISDTAEYGDVTRGPRIITEDTRKEMKKILTEIQNGEFAREWLLENRVGRPVYNALVRQGKEHLVEKVGEKLRAMMKWLSK, from the coding sequence ATGGCAAAGATGTATTATGACAAGGACGCGGATATTAAGCTGATCCGAAGCAAAAAGGTGGCTATAGTCGGTTACGGAAGCCAGGGGCATGCCCAGGCTCAGAACCTTCGTGACAGCGGAGTTAAAGTGATCGTATCCGAACTTGAAGGTACCGATAACTATAAACTTGCGGTAAAACATGGTTTTAAGCCGGTTGACGCGGATGAAGCCGCCCGGTCGGCTGATGTAATCCAGATGCTTGTTCCCGATCAGGTTCAGGCCATGGTATATAAAGAGATGATACAAAAATATATGAAGAAAGGGAAAACACTTGTTTTTTCACATGGGTTTAATATCCATTTCGGACAGATAGTGCCTCCGAAAGATATCGATGTAATTATGATAGCACCTAAAGGTCCGGGACATCTGGTAAGGTCCGTTTTCGAAAGCGGCGGAGGTGTGCCCTGCCTGATTGCTGTTTATCAGGATGCCAGCAGGAACGCCAAAAAGATGGCTCTGTCTTATGCAAAGGGGATCGGCGGAACCCGCGCAGGAGTCTTGGAAACAACATTTAAAGAAGAAACCGAAACAGACCTTTTCGGCGAGCAATGTGTATTATGCGGGGGAACTACCGAACTTGTAAAAGCGGGTTTTGATACCCTTGTAAACGCGGGATACCAGCCTGAAATAGCATATTTTGAATGTCTTCATGAGCTTAAACTCATAGTTGACCTCATGTATGCCAAAGGAATGGCGGGCATGAGATATTCCATATCGGATACGGCCGAATACGGTGATGTTACAAGGGGTCCGAGGATTATCACGGAAGACACAAGAAAAGAAATGAAGAAAATTCTGACTGAAATCCAGAATGGCGAATTTGCAAGGGAATGGCTGCTTGAGAACAGAGTGGGAAGGCCTGTATATAATGCGCTTGTCAGACAGGGAAAAGAACATTTGGTTGAAAAAGTCGGGGAAAAACTGAGAGCTATGATGAAGTGGCTCAGTAAGTAA
- the ilvN gene encoding acetolactate synthase small subunit — protein sequence MKHTISALVENKSGVLARIAGLFSARGFNIDSLAVGETQDAAISRMTIVVRGDDAVLEQVCKQLNKLVDVIKVQDFAGKDFVDRELILLKVSTDGKTRHEVLQIVEIFRAKIIDIKAKSMTIEATGSDSKVDAIIDMLKPFGIKELARTGKIAIARG from the coding sequence ATGAAACATACAATAAGCGCGTTGGTTGAAAATAAGTCCGGCGTCCTCGCGAGAATTGCCGGTTTATTCAGCGCAAGAGGATTTAATATAGATAGTTTAGCGGTAGGGGAAACTCAGGACGCCGCTATTTCGAGAATGACTATAGTAGTCCGGGGTGATGATGCTGTTTTGGAGCAGGTCTGCAAACAGCTGAATAAACTGGTTGATGTCATTAAAGTGCAGGATTTTGCGGGAAAAGATTTCGTAGACAGAGAACTGATACTGTTAAAGGTCTCAACAGACGGCAAAACAAGACATGAAGTGCTGCAGATAGTTGAAATATTCAGGGCAAAGATAATAGATATTAAGGCAAAAAGCATGACTATTGAGGCAACGGGCAGCGATTCCAAAGTTGATGCTATTATAGATATGCTGAAGCCTTTCGGGATAAAAGAGCTTGCAAGAACCGGTAAAATCGCTATTGCGAGAGGATAA
- the ilvB gene encoding biosynthetic-type acetolactate synthase large subunit: protein MKGAEILIESFRKEKVDVVFGYPGGSVLDIFDIIYKSGLRFILTRHEQGAAHAADGYARATGKTGVCIATSGPGATNLVTGIATAYMDSVPMVAITGQVPTRMIGNDAFQEADITGITRPITKHNYLVKDIDELPRILKEAFYIANTGRPGPVLVDIPKDIQNASTDNKYPDSVEMRGYKPNYEGHIQQIKKAAEMIMAAQRPVIYAGGGVIISNGSEELTKLAGKAGIPVTTTLLGLGSFPSTDDLSLGMLGMHGTKYANLAVQDTDLLIAVGARFDDRVTGKVSEFAPHAKVIHIDIDPTSIRKNVNVDIPVVGDVKKVLAELIKNIKKCDTQPWLKKIAGWKKEYPLSYGKGGLKPQFVIEKIYELTRGDAIITTEVGQNQMWAAQFYKYTRPRTFLSSGGLGTMGYGLPAAMGAQAGCPGKLVFDIAGDGSIQMNIQELTTCVLNKLPVKIIILNNGCLGMVRQWQELFYGGRYSSTILNSKGPDGEKGITFCEENKCHPYLPDFIKLAGAFGAEGVRISKDSEVIPALKKAIESDKTYIIECIVDPEENVFPMVPAGASLNEMIESMA from the coding sequence ATGAAAGGTGCTGAGATTCTGATTGAAAGTTTTAGGAAAGAAAAAGTCGATGTTGTTTTCGGCTATCCGGGAGGTTCTGTTCTTGATATTTTTGACATTATCTATAAATCAGGCCTGCGCTTTATATTGACAAGGCATGAACAGGGCGCCGCGCATGCGGCTGACGGATATGCCAGAGCTACAGGGAAAACAGGAGTTTGCATTGCGACTTCCGGGCCGGGGGCGACTAACCTGGTTACCGGAATCGCTACGGCATATATGGACTCCGTTCCCATGGTTGCTATAACAGGGCAGGTTCCTACAAGGATGATAGGAAATGACGCATTTCAGGAAGCTGATATAACCGGGATTACAAGGCCTATCACCAAACATAATTATCTTGTTAAAGATATTGATGAACTGCCCAGAATACTTAAAGAGGCTTTTTATATAGCCAATACCGGAAGGCCGGGTCCCGTCCTGGTTGACATACCCAAGGACATCCAGAATGCTTCGACTGATAATAAGTATCCTGATTCTGTCGAAATGCGCGGATACAAGCCTAATTACGAAGGGCATATCCAACAGATAAAAAAGGCGGCCGAGATGATAATGGCGGCCCAGAGGCCTGTTATTTATGCGGGCGGCGGCGTAATAATATCTAACGGTTCGGAAGAACTGACTAAGCTTGCCGGAAAAGCGGGGATACCCGTTACTACCACATTGCTTGGACTCGGTTCTTTTCCGTCGACAGATGATTTATCTCTCGGAATGCTTGGTATGCATGGGACAAAATATGCCAATCTTGCGGTTCAGGATACGGATCTTTTAATAGCTGTCGGGGCAAGGTTTGATGACAGGGTTACGGGTAAAGTTTCCGAGTTTGCGCCTCATGCGAAAGTTATACACATTGATATTGACCCGACATCCATAAGGAAAAATGTTAACGTAGACATTCCTGTTGTCGGAGATGTTAAAAAGGTTCTGGCGGAGCTTATAAAAAACATAAAGAAGTGTGATACACAGCCATGGCTGAAAAAGATAGCAGGATGGAAAAAAGAATATCCTCTTTCTTACGGAAAAGGCGGGCTTAAGCCGCAGTTTGTCATAGAAAAGATATATGAACTGACCAGAGGGGATGCGATTATAACGACTGAGGTCGGGCAGAACCAGATGTGGGCTGCGCAGTTCTATAAGTATACCCGCCCAAGGACGTTCCTCTCGTCAGGCGGTCTGGGTACGATGGGATACGGGCTTCCGGCTGCTATGGGAGCTCAGGCGGGATGTCCCGGCAAACTGGTTTTTGATATTGCCGGCGACGGCTCCATTCAGATGAATATACAGGAATTGACTACCTGTGTATTAAATAAACTGCCGGTTAAAATTATCATATTGAATAACGGCTGTCTGGGAATGGTCCGCCAGTGGCAGGAACTGTTTTACGGAGGAAGATATTCTTCCACGATTTTAAATTCCAAGGGGCCTGACGGCGAGAAAGGCATTACATTCTGCGAGGAAAACAAATGCCATCCTTACTTGCCGGATTTTATAAAATTAGCCGGGGCTTTTGGCGCGGAAGGAGTGAGAATTTCGAAAGATTCCGAAGTTATTCCCGCTTTAAAGAAAGCAATAGAATCGGATAAAACATATATTATAGAATGTATTGTTGATCCTGAGGAAAATGTTTTTCCCATGGTTCCTGCGGGAGCTTCGCTTAATGAGATGATAGAATCAATGGCGTAA
- the ilvD gene encoding dihydroxy-acid dehydratase — MKSDAVKKGIERAPHRALLYGTGVTDGDLKKPFIGIASSVTDLIPGHVDMKQLERSVENGVYAGGGRPFIFGIPGICDGIAMGHDGMKYSLPSRELIADMVETIVTAHALDGIILLTNCDKITPGMIMALFRLNIPGLVVTAGPMLTGRYFDRRTSLVSDTFEAVGRFKAGKISEHTLCELEKVACPGAGSCQGMFTANTMACVTEAMGLSMPYCATALAVSAQKKRIAHESGIRAVELARKNITPKKIVDRKSIENAVKVDMALGGSTNTVLHITAIAHEAGIELPLEVFDEIGMKTPHIAKMNPSPGGYFMEDLHYAGGIPAVFKRLGKKIAARPTVSGLTTAQIAKKAEIRNDDVIRPMNKAHHKQGGIAVLRGNLAEGGAVVKQSAVDSDMMKFAGTAKCFDREEDAMKAIVGGKIRKGMFVVIRYEGPKGGPGMREMLSPTAALMGKGLGNSVALMTDGRFSGGTRGPCVGHVSPEAAAGGLIAYIRDGDKIRLDIRARKIELEVGKDEIEKRKKTMKIKNRRINNGYLARYSDMVTSAGTGAVFKK, encoded by the coding sequence ATGAAGAGTGATGCTGTCAAAAAAGGGATTGAAAGGGCTCCCCATAGGGCTTTGCTTTATGGGACAGGGGTAACTGATGGAGATTTAAAAAAGCCGTTTATCGGTATAGCATCCTCCGTAACAGACCTGATACCCGGTCATGTTGATATGAAGCAGCTTGAACGGTCGGTAGAAAATGGCGTCTATGCAGGCGGAGGCAGGCCTTTTATATTCGGAATACCCGGAATCTGTGACGGCATCGCCATGGGTCATGACGGCATGAAATATTCTCTCCCCTCAAGGGAACTGATTGCCGATATGGTTGAGACTATAGTTACGGCTCATGCCCTTGACGGGATTATTTTGCTGACAAACTGCGACAAAATTACACCGGGTATGATAATGGCGTTGTTCCGCCTTAACATTCCCGGGTTGGTCGTTACTGCGGGCCCGATGTTAACTGGCAGGTATTTTGATAGAAGGACATCGCTTGTAAGCGATACTTTTGAAGCTGTCGGGAGATTTAAAGCCGGAAAGATATCAGAACATACATTATGTGAATTGGAGAAAGTCGCGTGTCCCGGCGCCGGATCATGCCAGGGGATGTTTACGGCCAATACGATGGCTTGTGTCACCGAAGCGATGGGACTGTCTATGCCTTATTGCGCGACCGCGCTTGCTGTTTCGGCGCAGAAAAAGAGAATAGCGCATGAGAGCGGGATAAGAGCAGTTGAACTGGCGAGAAAAAATATTACACCGAAAAAGATTGTTGACCGTAAATCTATTGAAAATGCCGTTAAGGTAGATATGGCCCTGGGAGGTTCAACTAATACGGTATTGCATATCACGGCTATAGCGCATGAGGCGGGAATAGAGTTGCCTCTGGAAGTTTTTGACGAAATCGGCATGAAGACGCCGCATATAGCTAAAATGAATCCGTCGCCCGGCGGATATTTTATGGAAGATCTGCATTATGCCGGGGGTATTCCGGCCGTATTTAAAAGATTGGGCAAAAAGATTGCGGCCAGGCCGACTGTTTCCGGCCTGACCACGGCTCAAATAGCTAAAAAAGCGGAAATAAGAAATGATGATGTTATAAGGCCGATGAATAAGGCTCATCATAAACAGGGAGGTATAGCTGTTCTGCGGGGTAACCTGGCAGAAGGCGGTGCTGTGGTCAAGCAGTCTGCGGTTGATTCCGATATGATGAAGTTTGCAGGTACCGCAAAATGTTTTGACAGGGAAGAAGACGCTATGAAAGCGATAGTCGGAGGCAAAATCAGGAAAGGAATGTTTGTTGTCATAAGATATGAAGGTCCTAAGGGCGGGCCTGGTATGAGAGAGATGCTTTCCCCCACCGCTGCCCTGATGGGAAAGGGACTTGGGAATTCGGTCGCGCTTATGACAGACGGGCGTTTTTCCGGAGGCACAAGAGGCCCTTGTGTCGGACATGTGTCGCCTGAGGCCGCTGCCGGGGGACTGATAGCTTATATAAGAGACGGGGATAAAATAAGGCTGGATATCCGCGCGCGTAAAATTGAACTTGAGGTAGGGAAAGACGAAATAGAAAAAAGAAAAAAAACTATGAAAATTAAAAACCGCAGGATAAACAATGGTTATCTTGCCCGTTATTCCGACATGGTTACATCTGCCGGGACCGGCGCGGTTTTTAAAAAGTGA
- a CDS encoding calcium/sodium antiporter: protein MVFDTLKLFTGFVMLYFGSEFLVRGGVNIALSLRIKKVIIGLTLCAFGTSSPEFIVSFLAGLNKSYDVCLGNVVGSNIANVFLVLGIAAIIRPIKIDVQLLKIDFPVFLITIGFFTAVCFLGEITRITGLIMVIFLLLYLLLLVKNGREGSIGDNTVLGVKKRKIARDLTVAVSGLAVLIVGGDLTLKGALGIADAFNINKLFIGLTIVAVGTSLPELFASSVASFRQHGDISIGNVLGSNIFNICFVIGIVSLFFPLTVSKDIIRFDNWYLLAGSVLISLIAYKRRKIGRREGVFFLLLYVIFLSCIYIRAAG, encoded by the coding sequence ATGGTTTTCGATACACTTAAATTATTTACCGGTTTTGTCATGCTTTATTTCGGCTCGGAATTTCTTGTAAGGGGCGGGGTAAATATCGCGCTCAGTTTAAGGATAAAAAAGGTGATAATAGGGCTTACTCTATGCGCGTTCGGGACGTCTTCGCCTGAGTTCATAGTTAGTTTTCTGGCGGGGCTTAATAAATCTTACGATGTTTGCCTGGGAAATGTGGTGGGCAGCAACATAGCGAATGTTTTCCTTGTCCTTGGTATTGCGGCTATCATAAGACCGATTAAAATCGATGTCCAGCTTCTAAAGATAGATTTCCCCGTATTTTTGATCACCATCGGATTTTTTACGGCAGTTTGTTTTTTGGGGGAAATAACACGGATAACGGGTTTAATAATGGTCATTTTTTTGCTGCTGTATCTGTTACTGCTTGTAAAGAACGGCAGAGAAGGATCAATAGGGGACAATACTGTTTTGGGAGTCAAAAAAAGGAAAATAGCGCGGGATTTGACTGTAGCGGTTTCGGGCCTTGCCGTTCTGATTGTAGGCGGAGACCTTACGCTCAAAGGAGCGTTGGGGATAGCCGACGCTTTTAATATAAACAAACTGTTCATAGGTTTGACTATCGTGGCTGTCGGGACATCTCTTCCGGAGCTTTTTGCAAGCTCTGTCGCAAGTTTTAGACAACATGGCGACATATCTATAGGAAATGTATTGGGAAGCAATATTTTTAACATATGTTTTGTCATCGGTATTGTCTCATTGTTTTTTCCTCTTACCGTTTCAAAGGATATTATAAGATTTGACAACTGGTACCTTTTGGCAGGGTCTGTTCTTATCAGCCTTATAGCCTATAAGAGAAGGAAGATAGGGAGAAGAGAGGGTGTTTTTTTTCTTTTATTATATGTGATTTTTTTATCTTGTATTTATATCCGGGCAGCAGGCTGA
- a CDS encoding MBL fold metallo-hydrolase, with protein sequence MKYENGFYKKTDNRENDVTTLNCRQADDMVEICVLASGSRGNCIYISDGNKGFLIDAGLSKREFLKRFHEKGLSRRPVNVILITHEHSDHIKGVIPISDFFGCPVLANELTAGEIRKIFGGADALSPYKNGEEVKLGKFKISSFPISHDAVDPVGYEVIHEHGKICIVTDIGYPSNLVKEKLKGSNIIVIEANHEENLVFNGSRPWDVKQRIVGRKGHLSNDDLAVLLHEVADEGLQFIFLAHLSRDHNIPEKVAGLIKGVLSDKVLNGTDVILTWQDRPTDIYRIADSKKIEKERTLFT encoded by the coding sequence ATGAAATATGAAAATGGATTTTATAAAAAAACAGACAACCGTGAAAATGATGTGACGACACTGAATTGTCGACAGGCGGATGATATGGTGGAAATTTGTGTCCTGGCCAGCGGTTCGAGGGGCAACTGCATTTATATAAGCGATGGGAACAAAGGGTTTCTTATAGACGCAGGGTTAAGCAAAAGAGAATTTCTGAAAAGATTTCATGAGAAGGGGCTTTCCCGCAGGCCGGTTAATGTCATTCTTATAACACATGAACATTCAGACCACATAAAAGGAGTAATTCCCATATCGGATTTTTTCGGATGTCCCGTACTGGCAAATGAACTTACGGCCGGTGAAATAAGAAAAATATTCGGCGGCGCCGATGCCCTGAGCCCTTACAAAAACGGGGAAGAAGTGAAACTCGGCAAATTTAAGATAAGTTCCTTTCCCATTTCACATGATGCGGTTGATCCGGTTGGTTATGAGGTGATCCATGAGCACGGCAAAATCTGCATAGTGACGGATATAGGTTATCCTTCCAACCTTGTTAAGGAGAAACTGAAAGGCAGCAATATTATTGTGATAGAAGCCAATCATGAAGAGAATCTTGTGTTTAACGGCAGCCGCCCATGGGATGTCAAGCAAAGAATTGTCGGAAGGAAAGGTCATCTGTCCAATGATGACCTTGCGGTTCTTTTGCATGAAGTCGCCGATGAAGGACTGCAGTTTATTTTCCTGGCTCATTTAAGCCGTGACCATAATATCCCTGAAAAGGTTGCGGGCCTTATAAAAGGAGTGCTGTCCGACAAGGTGTTAAATGGAACAGATGTCATATTAACATGGCAGGACAGGCCGACGGATATATACAGGATTGCAGATAGTAAAAAAATTGAAAAAGAAAGAACGCTATTCACTTAA
- the rpoN gene encoding RNA polymerase factor sigma-54, translating into MQYELGQIQSQQQKLMMSPQMRQALEILQLPLLELRTIIQQQIQSNPVLEIEENAEKTDAEETEPEDTPDKIEELDFKEEFDSLVSADEEMKEYFKSSGEFKKYSNADKERRDYLASLITRPETFEEYLEFQLNIMLDSDKEKTIGKIIIGNLDKNGYLKASLEELAKESSESEPEVSAVLSKIRQFDPPGIAASNIKECLLIQVERKGIKNKTVESIINGNLELLGKKQFDKISKDLDVSINEIREAEKIISSLNPKPAISFEQAEIPYISPDVTIEKTDDGFEVILNDEYIPHIKISNFYKKSMQDESTPKNIKQYIREKISEGKWLIKNIYQRQQTLYNIATEILSCQLDFFERGPKSLKPMVLQNISSRLNIHESTVSRAINSKYLQCSWGLYPIKYFFTSSLNTASGETVSAQRAKELIREIVSSEDKSKPYSDDAIAEMVKKEGIDVARRTVAKYREEAGIYSSRMRKRY; encoded by the coding sequence ATGCAATATGAATTAGGGCAAATACAGTCCCAGCAGCAAAAATTAATGATGAGCCCCCAGATGAGGCAGGCTCTGGAAATTCTCCAGCTGCCTCTGCTCGAACTCAGGACTATAATCCAGCAGCAGATTCAGTCCAACCCCGTGCTTGAAATCGAAGAAAACGCCGAAAAAACCGACGCCGAAGAAACGGAACCGGAAGACACACCCGATAAAATCGAAGAACTGGATTTTAAAGAGGAATTCGATTCTCTCGTCAGCGCGGACGAAGAAATGAAGGAATATTTCAAAAGCAGCGGGGAGTTCAAAAAATATTCAAACGCGGATAAAGAAAGAAGGGATTACCTTGCGAGCCTTATAACACGTCCCGAAACATTTGAAGAATACCTGGAATTCCAATTGAATATCATGCTTGATTCAGATAAAGAAAAAACCATAGGTAAAATCATCATCGGGAACCTTGACAAAAACGGTTATCTGAAAGCTTCTCTGGAAGAATTGGCAAAAGAAAGTTCCGAATCCGAACCAGAAGTATCAGCAGTCCTTTCGAAAATCCGGCAATTTGACCCGCCCGGAATCGCGGCCAGCAACATAAAAGAATGTCTTTTGATTCAAGTTGAAAGGAAGGGGATAAAAAATAAAACCGTTGAAAGTATTATAAACGGAAATCTTGAACTCTTAGGGAAAAAACAGTTTGATAAAATATCAAAGGACCTGGATGTTTCCATTAATGAAATCAGGGAAGCCGAAAAGATAATATCATCATTGAATCCGAAACCGGCAATTTCTTTCGAACAGGCTGAGATACCCTACATAAGCCCTGATGTTACGATAGAGAAAACGGACGACGGGTTCGAGGTAATATTGAATGACGAGTACATCCCGCATATAAAAATCAGCAATTTCTATAAAAAATCCATGCAGGATGAAAGCACACCGAAAAATATCAAACAGTATATAAGGGAAAAAATCAGCGAAGGAAAATGGCTCATAAAAAACATTTATCAAAGGCAACAGACCCTGTATAACATTGCGACAGAGATACTCTCATGCCAGCTTGATTTTTTTGAAAGAGGGCCTAAATCTCTGAAGCCGATGGTTCTCCAGAACATCTCATCCAGGCTTAACATACATGAATCAACCGTGAGCAGGGCGATAAACAGCAAATACCTGCAGTGTTCATGGGGCCTTTACCCGATAAAATATTTTTTCACTTCATCGCTTAATACCGCAAGCGGCGAAACGGTTTCCGCGCAAAGAGCAAAAGAACTGATACGGGAAATTGTATCATCCGAAGACAAATCAAAGCCCTATAGCGACGACGCCATTGCCGAAATGGTAAAAAAAGAAGGAATAGATGTCGCAAGAAGGACAGTGGCTAAATACCGCGAGGAGGCGGGCATTTATTCCTCCCGCATGAGGAAAAGATACTGA
- a CDS encoding CsgG/HfaB family protein: protein MKKSIIYLIFFAVLFMPVCLYAGDSVMINMSVSAYNPETVKVAVLNLEGNTERYESELPGGKTWRVDNAGELVADGVASMLLSFPDYKVIERDQVKHILEEQDLQMTDIIKNKSVQEVGNILGCDAVVLGNVIEYFSWQEFVFWGTDLSFNIRLVDVKTGTVIWSASVSIRKNSGNAGAALIKACTLLKRDLEKRFEDVKKKRDSRNRVSDGKIRKRRD, encoded by the coding sequence ATGAAAAAAAGTATTATTTATTTGATTTTTTTCGCGGTTCTTTTTATGCCGGTGTGTTTATACGCCGGGGATTCGGTGATGATAAATATGTCCGTCTCCGCTTATAATCCGGAAACAGTTAAGGTTGCGGTCTTAAATCTTGAAGGGAATACCGAGCGCTATGAATCTGAGCTGCCGGGCGGTAAGACATGGAGAGTTGATAATGCGGGGGAACTTGTGGCGGACGGAGTGGCTTCGATGCTTCTTTCATTTCCGGATTATAAGGTGATAGAAAGAGACCAGGTGAAGCACATACTGGAAGAACAGGACCTGCAGATGACAGACATCATAAAAAATAAATCCGTACAGGAGGTAGGAAATATTCTGGGCTGTGATGCTGTTGTCTTGGGAAATGTCATTGAGTATTTTTCCTGGCAGGAGTTTGTTTTCTGGGGGACAGATTTGTCCTTTAACATAAGGCTGGTTGATGTTAAGACCGGTACGGTTATATGGTCCGCCAGTGTGAGTATAAGAAAAAATTCCGGTAATGCCGGAGCAGCTTTAATTAAAGCCTGCACTCTTTTGAAAAGAGATCTGGAGAAAAGGTTTGAAGACGTTAAAAAGAAAAGGGACAGCAGGAACAGGGTCTCGGACGGCAAAATAAGGAAAAGGAGGGATTGA
- a CDS encoding DUF748 domain-containing protein — MKKILKFTVILFFVFSLALFIAQRHMSSVIKKIAVPLVKKQLSLNIDFNRADVNLFIGRVHLTDFKLLKDDGNILFKADSINADLSFGSFFGKEVLVRSLGLNGIEFDLKIGDNIENTGEYKNLVGNIDCKKTSRSACFFIDEISINDGKINFYDGHISRPPHLTVFDGIRFNIKKIGTGEKDKDNYSYFNMECAVNPENGGSCAAKGKILLWSDKRNFDADIEIRRLDLTRVKPYYSEKMSLSLSKGYMSLTSSVRCREDNIEAKNTAVFEDIEVDKTADLNSVVFGFSAQAFIEFLKNEEGSFKVGFTVSGDINNPQFNIERQFTDAISASISSLIKNSLKMIQNVTGKAAKIGTKASETAVDVGKSAAETTVDATKAVGKSVTDTLKSLIPGK; from the coding sequence ATGAAGAAAATCCTAAAGTTTACGGTAATATTATTTTTTGTTTTTTCGCTTGCCCTGTTTATAGCCCAGAGACATATGAGCTCTGTGATTAAAAAAATAGCGGTTCCTCTTGTAAAGAAGCAATTATCTCTAAACATTGATTTTAACCGGGCGGACGTGAATCTATTTATCGGCCGGGTCCATCTGACGGATTTCAAGCTTTTAAAAGATGACGGAAATATACTGTTTAAAGCGGACAGTATTAACGCGGACCTGTCGTTCGGTTCATTCTTCGGAAAAGAGGTGTTGGTCAGGTCTTTGGGCCTGAACGGCATTGAGTTTGATTTAAAAATAGGAGACAATATTGAAAATACCGGCGAATATAAAAACCTGGTGGGGAATATAGACTGCAAGAAGACCAGCAGATCAGCCTGTTTTTTTATTGATGAGATAAGCATTAATGACGGGAAAATCAATTTTTATGACGGCCATATATCCCGTCCCCCGCATCTTACCGTGTTCGACGGCATTAGATTCAACATAAAGAAAATCGGGACCGGAGAAAAAGATAAGGATAATTATTCTTATTTTAACATGGAATGCGCGGTCAATCCGGAAAATGGAGGGTCCTGCGCCGCGAAAGGTAAAATTTTATTGTGGTCTGATAAACGTAATTTTGACGCCGATATTGAAATCAGAAGACTCGATTTAACCAGGGTAAAACCTTATTACAGCGAAAAAATGTCTTTATCGCTGAGCAAAGGTTATATGAGCCTCACAAGCAGCGTCAGGTGCAGGGAAGATAATATAGAAGCGAAAAACACCGCTGTCTTTGAGGATATTGAGGTTGATAAAACGGCTGATTTGAATTCTGTTGTTTTTGGCTTTTCCGCCCAGGCATTTATAGAATTCCTGAAAAATGAGGAAGGGTCTTTTAAGGTCGGATTTACTGTTTCGGGTGATATCAATAATCCGCAGTTTAACATAGAAAGGCAGTTTACAGACGCAATATCCGCTTCAATATCTTCACTGATAAAAAACAGTCTTAAGATGATACAGAATGTGACGGGAAAAGCGGCGAAAATAGGCACAAAAGCTTCCGAAACAGCTGTTGATGTCGGTAAATCGGCGGCGGAAACCACCGTTGATGCGACAAAAGCAGTCGGGAAATCAGTAACAGATACCTTGAAATCGCTTATACCAGGTAAATGA